Sequence from the Bacillus thuringiensis genome:
GCATTCTTCCTGAGTTGTTAGACATGACGAATGAAGATCCTTATTTCCGTTATGTTAGTGATGAACATAATTACTATATTGAAGAGAAGACACCGTTTATTCATGAACTTGAGCAACAAGTAACGATGACTTCTGTTGAAGAACCAAATTTATTACAGAAAATAGATGATACAATTTTTCCAAATAAAATTTCTGTCGGTGGAACAAAGGAGAGTTTGCAACTCCTTCAGAAAAAAATTGATGAAAAATTCCACGGAAAAGTTAGTACTTTCATTTCAGCAGAACAATGTTTAGATGTAATGCCACCGAATATTAGTAAAGGCTCTGCCATTTCTGTTTTATTAGATGAGTTTCAAATAAAACCTGAGGAAATTGCTTGTATAGGGGATTCTTACAATGATATTCCTATGTTTTCTTTAACTCCTCACAGTTTTGCTATGTCGCAAGCAGATGATGCAGTAAAAAAACACGCTCACTATGTAGTAAATCACGTCAAAGATGCTGTTAACCACGTAATTGCTTATAATAAAAATACGACTCATTCCTTATAAGGATGAGTCGTATTTTTATTTCTTTACATGTTAATCATTTTCAATTCCACTGTACTTCACAAACTGAAATATACTATTTGTTACGTGCGATATTCGTAATAAATTTATAACGATCTCCACGATAAATACATTTCACGTACTCTAGCGGTATCTCACCTTCTGAATATGACCATTGACGCATTACAAGTACAGGCGCCTTTTTAGGAATATGCAGATGTTCAGCTTCATTTTCCGTCGCAACGGAAGCTTCAATTGACTGAGTAGCGCTAACAAGTTTAAAGCCCAGTTTTTTCTCTAAATGTTCATATAAAGATTGTTGCAATATCTCTTCGTTAATATCTTTTACAAGAGCTGGCGACAAATATGTCGTCTCAAAAGCAATCGGTTCATCATCAGCTAAGCGAATACGCCTCACTTCATAAACCGATTCCCCCTCCTGTATTCTCAACCGGTCTGCTATTT
This genomic interval carries:
- a CDS encoding Cof-type HAD-IIB family hydrolase — its product is MIKMFVSDIDGTMMQHGGLIDEQDVAALRSLAEQNVILCFASGRLDNEIADLMKAVNTNFHRISVNGVFVYTDENKQLLSATFDSSILPELLDMTNEDPYFRYVSDEHNYYIEEKTPFIHELEQQVTMTSVEEPNLLQKIDDTIFPNKISVGGTKESLQLLQKKIDEKFHGKVSTFISAEQCLDVMPPNISKGSAISVLLDEFQIKPEEIACIGDSYNDIPMFSLTPHSFAMSQADDAVKKHAHYVVNHVKDAVNHVIAYNKNTTHSL
- a CDS encoding GntR family transcriptional regulator; the protein is MNIDKYSPFPIYYQIQEWVKQLIEDGEWKPGDKIPSENELCDKFEVSRMTIRQAINNLVEQGYLYRKRGIGTFVQLPKVEQKLQGMTGFTEDMISRGMNPSSQLLSFRLVPATAKIADRLRIQEGESVYEVRRIRLADDEPIAFETTYLSPALVKDINEEILQQSLYEHLEKKLGFKLVSATQSIEASVATENEAEHLHIPKKAPVLVMRQWSYSEGEIPLEYVKCIYRGDRYKFITNIARNK